In a genomic window of Chrysemys picta bellii isolate R12L10 chromosome 1, ASM1138683v2, whole genome shotgun sequence:
- the CNOT2 gene encoding CCR4-NOT transcription complex subunit 2 isoform X5 produces the protein MFGASRKKFVEGVDSDYHDENMYYSQSSMFPHRSEKDMLASPSTSGQLSQFGASLYGQQSALGLPMRGMSNNTPQLNRSLSQGTQLPSHVTPTTGVPTMSLHTPPSPSRGILPMNPRNMMNHSQVGQGIGIPSRTNSMSSSGLGSPNRSSPSIICMPKQQPSRQPFTVNSMSGFGMNRNQAFGMNNSLSSNIFNGTDGSENVTGLDLSDFPALADRNRREGSGNPTPLINPLAGRAPYVGMVTKPASEQSQDFSIHNEDFPALPGSSYKDPTSSNDDSKSNLSTSGKTSSSADGPKFPGDKSSTTQNNNQQKKGIQVLPDGRVTNIPQGMVTDQFGMIGLLTFIRAAETDPGMVHLALGSDLTTLGLNLNSPENLYPKFASPWASSPCRPQDIDFHVPSEYLTNIHIRDKLAAIKLGRYGEDLLFYLYYMNGGDVLQLLAAVELFNRDWRYHKEERVWITRAPGMEPTMKTNTYERGTYYFFDCLNWRKVAKNLTINCPIPEEAAKILTCNTLALYLLEHQGRN, from the exons ATGCTGGCATCACCATCAACATCAGGTCAGCTGTCTCAATTTGGGGCAAGTTTATACGGGCAACAAA gTGCACTAGGCCTTCCAATGAGGGGAATGAGCAACAATACCCCTCAGTTAAATCGCAGCTTATCACAAGGCACTCAGTTACCGAGCCACGTAACGCCAACAACAGGGGTACCAACAATGTCACTTCATACACCTCCATCTCCGAGCAG GGGTATATTGCCTATGAATCCTAGGAATATGATGAACCACTCCCAGGTTGGTCAGGGCATTGGAATTCCCAGCAGGACAAACAGCATGAGCAGTTCAGGGTTAGGCAGCCCCAACAGAAGCTCGCCTAGCATAATATGTATGCCAAAGCAGCAACCCTCTCGACAACCTTTTACTGTGAACAG TATGTCTGGATTTGGAATGAACAGGAATCAGGCATTTGGAATGAATAACTCCCTATCAAGTAACATTTTTAATGGAACAG ATGGAAGTGAAAATGTGACAGGACTGGACCTTTCAGATTTTCCAGCATTAGCAGACAGAAATAGAAGAGAAGGAAGTGGCAACCCAACTCCATTAATAAACCCATTAGCTGGAAGGGCTCCCTATG TCGGAATGGTAACAAAACCAGCAAGTGAGCAATCCCAGGACTTCTCAATACACAATGAAGATTTTCCAGCATTACCAGGCTCCAGTTACAAAGATCCAACATCAAGTAATGATGACAGTAAATCT AATTTGAGTACATCAGGCAAAACATCTTCTAGTGCAGACGGACCCAAATTCCCTGGAGATAAAAGTTCAACAACGCAAAACAACAACCAGCAGAAAAAAGGGATCCAGGTGCTACCTGATG GTCGGGTTACTAACATTCCGCAAGGGATGGTGACGGACCAATTTGGAATGATTGGCTTGTTAACATTCATCAGGGCAGCAGAGACGGACCCGGGAATGGTACATCTTGCATTAGGAAGTGACTTAACAACACTAGGTCTCAATCTCAACTCTCCTGA AAATCTCTACCCCAAATTTGCATCACCTTGGGCATCTTCGCCTTGTCGACCTCAAGACATAG ACTTCCATGTTCCATCTGAATACTTAACGAACATTCACATTAGGGATAAG CTGGCTGCAATAAAACTTGGCCGATATGGAGAAGATCTACTGTTTTATCTCTATTACATGAATGGAGGAGATGTATTACAGCTATTAGCAGCAGTAGAGCT atttaACCGTGATTGGAGATACCACAAAGAAGAACGAGTATGGATCACCAGGGCACCAGGCATGGAGCCAACAATGAAAACCAATACATATGAGAGGGGAACATATTACTTCTTTGACTGTCTTAACTGGAGGAAAGTAGCTAAG AATTTGACTATCAACTGTCCAATTCCAGAGGAAGCAGCGAAGATTCTCACTTGCAATACTCTGGCATTATATTTActtgaacaccaagggaggaactGA